In Bermanella sp. WJH001, the genomic stretch GTTAGGGAACACGTTAAAACCAGATACCAAGATCATGTCTTTAATACGGTCAACAATGCGAACAAAACCATCTTCGTCGATGATGGCAACATCACCGGTGCGGAACCATTCACCATCAGCGGTAAACGCTTCTTTAGATGCGTCAGCACGCTTCCAGTAACCTTTCATTACTTGTGGGCCTTTCACACATAGCTCACCACGTTCACCAACGGCCACTTCGTTACCTTGATCATCGATACACTTAAGAGCTGTACTTGGAACCGCTTGACCTACTGTACCCATGCGCTCAAGACCAGCAGCTGGGTTCATGGTAACCGCAGGAGAACACTCGGTTAAACCGTAAGCTTCAGACACACCGGTACCGGTAAGTTCTTTCCAACGCTTAGCAGTGTCATCCATTAAGGCGGTACCACCGGACAAGGTGATTTTTAAATCACTGAAGTCTAGCTTTTTAAAGTTAGGGCTGGCCATCAATGATACAAACAAGGTATTCAAGCCAACAAACGCATTAAGCTTGAATGGCATGATGAACTTGATGAAGGTTTCAGTATCACGTGGGTTAGCAATCAATACACTGTGATCGCCTTGCTCGAACAATGCCATCAAGTGCACAGTGAAGGCATAGATGTGATAAAGCGGAAGAGGTGCTACTGCAATGGCTTGGCCTTCGCCTTTTAGCATCTCACCTTTGTCGTTCACTTGCTGCAACATGTACTTCGACTGAAGCATGTTCGCCACAAGGTTACGGTTAGTCAGTTCAGCACCTTTAGCAACACCTGTGGTACCACCTGTGTACTGCAAGATAATGGTGTCTTCTGGGTTGGCCATATGAGCCGGCTTAAAGCCTTTACCTTTACCCAAAGACAATGCTTTACGTAAACGGATCGCGCTTGGCAGGCTATAAGCAGGCACCATTTTTTTCACGTTTTTGATTACAAAGTTAATCAGTGTACGTTTAACGGTTGGCAGCATATCCGCAAGGCTGGTCACAATAATCGTTTCTAGACCCGTTTGATCTTTAATATTTTGCACGCTTTTAGCAAAAACATCCATACAAACTAAGGCTTTTGCACCTGAATCATTAAACTGGTGCAACATCTCGCGTTCGGTATAAAGCGGATTGGTATTAGTAACACGCATACCAGCACGCAACGCACCGTACATAACAATTGGGTACTGCAGGGTATTAGGCATTTGCACAGCGATGGTATCGCCTGCTTTTAAATTCGTGTGGTTTTGTAAGTAGCTTGCAAAAGCAGCACTTAGCTCATCAATTTCTCTGTAGGTTACGGTATAACCGATGCTGGTAAATGCAGGACGATCTGCATAGTCTTTGAAGGCTTTTTCGATTACTTCAACAACCGAGCTGTATTGTGCTAGCTCAGTATCAATGCTGTCTTTTACGCCTGGTGCGCGCTTACCATCCCAAAAAGATGCTTCCATTTTATTCCCCTAAACATAGGTGATAGACAACAGTCTCAGCAGAAAGGCTAAAGCACATAAGATGTAGGGCTAACGGCCCGCTTTTGACTGTTTGTTTATTATTTTTATTTAAAATTGCGGGGCACACTATGACGTAATCAGTAAGATTTGAAAAGCCCTTAGCGTGAGTTTTATCTGTAATCGTGCCCAACTATTAATCAAATGAATACGAATCAATGCACAATCAGAATATCGTGTGGTGAGTTCTAATCACCCATAAAAAATGCGGCTAATGCCGCATTTTTAAATTGAGATAAATTGACCTATTAGAAAAACATGCCGGTTTCCAGTTGAGCTTCTTCACTCATCATCTCTCGGGACCAAGGCGGGTCAAATACCAACTCTACTTTCACATCCTTAACATTAGGCACCAGTGCGGTACGATATTTCACATCACTTACTAACACCGGACCCATACCACAGGCAGGAGCGGTTAATGTCATATCAATGAACACTTGTTTACTGGTTTGATCAATACGTACGTTATAAATCAAACCAAGGTCTACAAGGTTAACAGGGATTTCAGGGTCATAAATGGTTTTAAGTGCTTGCCACACATCGGCTTCACGAATGTTCTCGCCATCCGCAGGCTCAAACGTTAACACTTCAGATTCTAACCCCAGAGCATGTGCATCGGTACCATCGACGCGGGCCATATTGCCGTTATAAATCACGGTATAATTGCCACCGAGCGCTTGGGTCAACGTCACAAAGCTGCCAGATGGAATTGTAATCTTGGTGCCAACCGGCACTAGGCGCGCAGGAACATCACTCTGCGCTACCACCATTCTTCTTTCCATAATTTGGAATTCTTATTTAAAAATTTATTGAGTGTTCTAAATTAACCGTAGCGTCGCGAGCGATGAAAAGACAAGGCATAAACCAGCGAGGCGATTGAGTGTATAACTGATACAGGATGTCGCCGAGCTTGTTTTATAACGCCGAATTTACAAGCGCAGTAGCTACTGATTAAACGTTAAAACTTTCACCACAACCACACTCATCTTTCGCATTAGGGTTGTTGAACTTCATCGTACTGTTCAACCCTTCTGTGGTGTAGTCGATCTCGGTGCCATTCACATAAGGCAACGCTTCGGCGGTCACAAACAAGGTGACATCACTGGCAGGCTGAAACACTTTTTCATTGCCTTTGATTTCCGTCATCAACTGCAAATCGTATTTAAAGCCAGAGCAGCCGCTTTTTTTCACACCCAATACAATGCCTTTTGCATCAGTATTACTGCTCAGTTGTTTGCGCGCATAGGCCAATGCTTTTTCTGTCATGGAGACAGTAATGTCATTGGGAGAAAATGTACTTACTTCACTCATTACAACCTCCTTTAACATGTGGATTAGTTAATAAACTAAGACCCATGTTTATAAAAACATTTTTACTTTTTCGATGGCGGTAAACAGTGCGTCTACATCCGCCTTCGTATTGTAAATTGAGAACGACGCGCGGGCTGTTCCCGGAATTTTAAACTGATCCATAATCGGCATTGCACAATGATGGCCTGTGCGAACCGCCACACCTTGTTGATCCAACAACATGCCCACATCCGCTGGGTGTGCACCTGCTAACAAAAAGCTTAATACGCCCGCTTTTTTATTGGCGGTTCCCACCACGCGTAAACCGTCGCACTGAGCGGCTTTTTCGTGGGCATAGGCCAATAACTCTTCTTCGTATGTCAGCATGGCTTTACGGTCCAGTGACATTACAAATTTAAGGGCTTCACCCAAACCAATTACACCAGCAATATTTGGGGTCCCCGATTCAAATTTAAAGGGCAACCCTTGATAAGTGGTGCCCGCAAAGCTGACTTTCTCAATCATCTCACCACCACCTTGAACCGGTGGCATTTGATCAAGCAATTCTTTTTTACCGTACAAACAGCCAATGCCCGTTGGACCAAACACTTTATGGGCAGAAAACACATAAAAATCCGCATCCAATGCCTGCACATCTACTTCAAAGTGAGCCACCGCTTGAGCACCATCGATTAATACTTTGGCACCGATGGCATGGGCTTGTTCAATAATTTTTTCAACCGGGTTAACCGTACCCAGTGCGTTACTCACATGCACCACACTAACCAGTTTTACATTTGGGTTTAACATGGCGGTAAACGCTTCCATGTCCAACTCACCTGCATCACTCACCGGTATCACTTTTAAGGTGGCACCTGTGCGCTCACATAACATCTGCCAAGGCACAATGTTGGCGTGATGCTCCATGGCCGTGATAATAATTTCATCACCGGCTTTTATAAACGCCGCGCCAAAACTTTGTGCCACCACGTTAATACTTTCTGTAGTGCCACGGGTCCAAATAATTTCTTCACTGTGCTTGGCATTTAAAAAGGTTTGCACGGTTTTGCGCGCATTTTCAAAACCAATCGTGGCACGGTCAGCTAAGGCATGAGCGCCACGGTGCACATTACTATTGTCCATTGTGTAATAATGATTAACCGCATCAATCACCACTTGTGGCTTTTGTGTGGTCGCACCATTGTCCAGATACACTAACGGTTTATCATGAACCTGTTGATGCAAGATTGGGAATTGTTCGCGAATGACTTCTACATCAAATGCCATATCTACCCCTGCGCATCATCAGCAAGTATATGCTGAGTTAACGATTTATCAGTACTGAACTGCTGCGCTAATAATGGACGTAAAGACACGCGCAACGCTTCAAGAGGAATACTTTCTAATAATTCATTAATAAAACCAAAGCTAAGCATGATGTCTGCTTCTTGTGCGCTAATGCCGCGGCTTTGCAAATAAAACTTAGCGGTTTCATTTAACTGAGCAACCGTGGCGCCGTGGGCACATTTCACATCATCCGCATAAATTTCTAATTCAGGCTTAGTATTAATTTGTGCTTTATCACTTAGCAATAAGTTTTTATTGCTTAATTCAGCCAATGTTTTTTGAGCATCAGGATGAATATGAATGCGACCGTTAAACACGGCTTTAGAGCGATCAGCCATAATGCCGCGGTATACTTCATTAGTGGTGCAATTGGGCGCCTTGTGTTCAATGTAACTATGGATATCCACATGTTGATCATTTTTAGGCAGGTAAACACCTTTCATTTCACAATGGCTACCGCCAACGTTGTGATTAACCAACACATCAAACCGTTTAATCTGACCACCTAGCAGCACCTGGTAACTGGTGAACTGGCTATCACGATTTAGATCCACATACACACCACCAAAGTGCAAACTGCTCTCGTGCTCTTTGTGTAAACGATAGTGATTCAGATGAGCGCCATCTCCCACAATCATTTCGCTGACTTGGTTAAGCACCACGTTTTGCTCTTCATCGCTTGAAACAAATTGCTCAATCACAGTGGCTTGCGCATGTTGCTCAAGTATCACTAAACAGCGATTAAATGCAGTAGCTGGTTGCGCTTGTGGGGTACTGATATTCACAATTTTAACCGGCTTGGTTAACTGGGTGTTTTTGCTTACCAATACAAATACGCCGTCATTAACCTGTGCATTATTTAATGCGGTAAATAAGTTACGCTCGGTTTCAGCATTTTTAGCAAGGTGCTTTTCAATTAATGCCAATTGCTCGGCTGAGGCTTCGCTAAAACGCACCAACTGCAAACCATCTAACGTTTCTTTACTTGATAAGACGGTTTGAAATTGACCATTTACAAAAACCAATTCAAGCGCGTCCAATCCATCAATGGCAAAATCAACCGATGCATGACTGGCATTATTTACATCAACCGCTTGATTGAAGTTTTGTTTTGTCAAAGCATGCAAACTGGTGTATTTCCAAGACTCGGTTTTACGAGTTGGAAATGGCATATCTGCAAACGCTTGCGCGCCCGCGTCATTAACACTTTTGAATACTTGCGCTGAAGCATTCGCTTTAACTAACGATAATGCTTGTTGATTAAACTCTGAAACTGCTTGAGTCATATTAAGCCGCTCCGTTTTCAATCCAGCCGTAGCCTTTCTCTTCTAATTCAAGCGCCAACTCTTTGCCACCAGATTTTACGATCTTGCCATCTGCTAACACGTGTACAAAGTCAGGAACTATGTAATCAAGCAAACGCTGATAGTGAGTCACTACAATAAATGAACGATTAGGGTCACGCTGAGAGTTCACACCTTCCGCAACCACTTGTAGGGCGTCAATATCCAAACCAGAATCGGTTTCGTCTAAGATGCAAAGTTTTGGCTCAAGCAACATCATTTGCATGATCTCGTTACGTTTTTTCTCGCCACCACTAAAGCCTTCGTTAACGCCACGTTTTAAAAAGTTTTGATCTAGGTTAACCGCTTTGCATTTTTCACGGGCTAACTTTAAAAAACTCACACTGTCCATTGGCTCTTCACCACGATGGGCACGAACAGCATCAACAGAAGCTTTTAAAAATTCTAGATTGCTCACACCCGGTATTTCTACTGGATACTGAAACGCTAAAAACAAACCTTCGCGAGCACGTTCTTCGGTATCCATGTCTAAAATATTTTTGCCATCAAAGCTGACTTCACCCGCTGTTACTTCATAGCCTTCACGACCAGACAGTACATTGCCTAGGGTACTTTTACCGGCACCGTTTGGCCCCATAATGGCATGCACTTCACCCGGCTTAATTTCGATATTTAAGCCTTTTAGGATTTCTTTATCTTCAACGCTTGCGTGTAAATTTTTGATGCTTAACATTTTTTATTCCAATCTGTGTGTAGGGCGGGAATTTCAATCACCGCGTTTAAATTGGTGGGCAATGCCCACCCTACATAAATACTTAACCGACCGAGCCTTCCAATGACACTTCTAATAACTTGCCCGCTTCGACGGCAAATTCCATTGGCAGCTCTTTAAATACTTCTTTACAGAAACCGTTAACGATCATTGAAACCGCTTTTTCTGGGTCAATACCGCGCTGCTGACATAAAAACATTTGGTCATCACTTACGGTTGAAGTGGTTGCTTCGTGCTCGATCACTGCGCTTGGGTGTTTGCTCTCAATATATGGGAACGTATGAGCACCACATTTATCACCAATCAATAAAGAATCACACTGGGTAAAGTTACGCGCACCAGCTGCACTTGGATTCATACGCACCAAACCACGGTAGGCGTTTTGGCTTTTACCCGCACTGATACCTTTAGAAATGATGGTGGACTTAGTATTTTTACCAAGGTGAATCATCTTGGTGCCGGTATCCGCTTGCTGATAATTATTGGTTAACGCAACGGAGTAAAACTCACCAATAGCGTTATCACCTTTTAAAATACAGCTTGGGTATTTCCAAGTGACCGCTGATCCCGTTTCAACTTGTGTCCAAGACACTTTGGCATTGGTATGAGCAACCGCACGTTTGGTTACAAAGTTATAAATACCACCTTTGCCGTTTTCATCACCTGGGTACCAGTTTTGCACCGTGCTGTATTTAATTTCAGCGTTGTCTAATGCAACCAGTTCAACCACCGCTGCGTGCAATTGATTTTCATCACGCATTGGAGCCGTACAACCCTCAAGGTAGCTTACGTGTGAACCTTCATCTGCAATAATTAAGGTACGTTCAAACTGCCCCGTATTTTGTTCATTAATACGGAAGTATGTAGAAAGCTCCATCGGGCAGCGCACACCTTTTGGTATGTAAACGAAACTGCCATCCGAGAACACCGCGCAGTTAAGTGCCGCATAATAATTGTCACGTTGCGGCACAACTGAACCTAAATATTTTTGAATCAATTCAGGGTGTTTGTGCACCGCTTCTGAAATTGGCATAAAAATCACGCCCGCTTCAGATAATTTTTCACGGAAAGTTGTGGCAACCGATACGGAGTCAAATACAACATCCATTGCCACGTTTGCCACACCCGCCAGCACCGCTTGCTCATGCAATGGGATACCGAGTTTTTCATAAGTGCGCAAAAGTTCAGGGTCCACTTCATCCAAAGACTGTGGCTTATCGGCCATGCTTTTTGGTGATGAGTAATATGAAATATCTTGAAAGTTAATTTTTGGATAATGCACATGAGCCCATGTTGGCTCTTCCATTTCCAAAAACATAGCAAACGCTTTTAGTCGCCATTCAAGCAACCACTCAGGCTCGCCTTTTTTTGCACTAATAAAACGAATCACATCTTCGTTTAAACCAGGCGGTAAGGTGTCACTTTCTATATCGGTAATGAATCCTGCTGCGTATTCATTTTTGATATATTGATTAATGTCTTCGCTCATCAAACTGCTCCTAGTCACAACCTATGCGGTCATGGCTCTCAGTCTTTGTACGGCAGTAGTCACACTGGCTACCGCCTGATTAATGTCATTTTCTGTGGTGAATCGACCCATTGAAAATCGAATGGATGCATGGGCCAGTTCATCATCTAAGCCAATGGCTTTTAAAACGTATGACGGGGCCATGGTGGCAGAGTTACATGCACTGCCAGAGCTCACCGCTAAATCGTGTAATGATAATAAAAGGGACTCACCGTCCACATCAGCAAAACTGATGTTAGTAATATTGGCCACTGTGTTGTCGCCATTAATACAAACGCCACCTATGGGCATTAAGCCATCTATCAGCATTTGTTTTAGAGCACTTAACCGCGCTTCTTCTTGTGTAAACTGTTGTGTTGCTATTTGTGCGGCCAAACCCAGACCCACAATTTGATGGGTAGGCAAGGTACCACTACGCATGCCACGCTCGTGTCCACCACCATGAATCTGTGCACTGACCTTAACACCGCGACGCACATACAGTGCTCCCATACCTTTGGGGCCGTAAAATTTGTGCGCACTAATTGAGAGTAAATCAATGGCATCACGCTCTAAGTTAATCTCAACTTTACCTAAAGCCTGAGCGGCATCTACGTGCAATAAAATATTCTTTGCCTGACAAAGCTGCGCAATGGCAGGAATAGGATTGATTGAACCAAGCTCATTGTTAACATACATCAGCGACACTAAAAACGTGTCTTCTTCGATGGCCTGCTCCACTTGCTCAACATTAATGACGCCCGATGCTTGCGGCTGCAAATAAGTGACACGGTAACCTTGTTGCTGCAAATAAGCACACACATCCAATACCGCTTTATGCTCAATGGTACTGGTAATAATGTGGCCTTTTAACTTACCCGCACTCACCCCTTTAATGGCAAGGTTGTTGGCTTCGGTCGCCCCTGATGTCCAAACAATTTCTCGGGAGTCACAATGCAACGCGGTGGCCAATTGGCCACGGGCACTTTCAACTGCCTCTTCAGCCATCCAACCAAATCGGTGAGAGCGTGAGGCAGGGTTTGCAAAATTACCATCCAGAGTTAAGCAGGCAGCCATAGCCTCGGCCACTTGAGGGTCCACTGGTGTAGTGGCTGCATAATCTAGATAAATTGGGGTCATATCATCTCTACTACTATGATTGATTTGATACGCTAACAACGCTATGCGGATGTTAGGCTTATCAACGAATCCGTTTCAATTTTATGCTGTGCGCGCTCATCTTGGCGCTTAGCAACATCGCGAATCTCTTTTTTACTGACCAAGTCCTGAATGCTTATATCGTCTAAAAATGCATGGATTTGCTGACTAAGGTCCTGCCATAAATGATGGGTAAGACATTGGTCTCCCTCTTGGCAGTCACCTTTCCCCCGACAACGGGTGGCATCCATGGATTCATTCACCGCATCCACCACTTGGGCGATACTGATTTCGCTTTCGCTATGAGCTAATCGATAACCGCCACCAGGGCCTCGTACCGAAGACACCAAGTCACTACGACGTAACTTGGCAAACAGCTGCTCTAAATAAGACAAACTAATGCCTTGGCGATTGGAAATATCATTTAAGCTTACTGGTTTATTTTGACCATGAATGGCCAGATCCAGCATAGCAGTCACCGCATAGCGGCCTTTTGTTGTTAGTCTCATTGTCCGTACCCCTCATGTACAGTCAGCGATCTTAGAAGGGAATTATCTTAAACCCGACTAAAACAGTCAACTATTTACTTGAGTAAAACACTTGGGCTTTAGATCAAATGGACATGAGCACCAAATTTGGCGGCGAATTTTACCAGAACACACAGCAATTGCCTAAAAATGCACAAAAAAAACCCAGCTATTAGCTGGGTTTATGCTCAATATTTATGTTTGATCACTTAGCGCACCAAAACCAATACCTAAGAAGGGTTATTTAACATCACCCACTTCGTCTAGTTCAGTTTTAAGCTCAGGCAATTGACCTGTGCATTCCTTGTGGCCAAGCTCTCCTAGCGCACAACTCATACGCTCGATTTTTTCATCCACCGCTTGCATATGGTCAAGTAAGTTGTGGATAGAGCGAGCAATTGGGTCTGGCATTTCATCCGTCATACCATAAGCATCGAACCCAATTTTGTCGGCAATGGCTTTCCTTCTGCGCCCTTGTTCTTCGGTTTCGTCTTTTTTCTTAACGATAATTCGCCCAGGTATTCCCACCGCGGTGGCGTCCGCTGGCACGTCTTTGGTGACAACCGCATTGGAGCCCACACGACCATTTTCACCAATCTCAATTGGCCCAAGCACCTTAGCACCGGCACCAATCACCACCCCATCGCGTAATGTTGGGTGACGCTTACCCTTATTCCAAGAGGTGCCACCCAAGGTCACACCATGATAAAGAGTCACGTTGTCGCCGATTTCAGCCGTCTCACCAATAACAACACCCATGCCGTGGTCGATAAAAAATCGACGGCCAATGGTGGCACCGGGGTGAATTTCAATCCCAGTAAACCAGCGACTGAAAAAACTAATCATACGAGCGAGGTACTGCAAACCGTGCCTCCAACACCAATTGGCCACACGATAATGCATCAGGGCATGTAAACCCGGATAGGTCGTGAGCACTTCAAATGTGTTGCGTGCCGCAGGGTCTCGATCAAAGACGCATGCGATATCTTCTCGTATGTGTTTAAACACAAAATCTCCTAGTCTTGGCGAGAACGGTTTTCTAAACTTCTACTCATTAAAAAATGACAAATGAAACTCAGCAAGCAGACAATTAACTATATAAGCGCTACTTATGCTGGGAGCGCCCAATCATTTTCAAAATGCCGCGTAGAATATTAATTTCTACCTTGTCTGGCATGG encodes the following:
- a CDS encoding AMP-binding protein — translated: MEASFWDGKRAPGVKDSIDTELAQYSSVVEVIEKAFKDYADRPAFTSIGYTVTYREIDELSAAFASYLQNHTNLKAGDTIAVQMPNTLQYPIVMYGALRAGMRVTNTNPLYTEREMLHQFNDSGAKALVCMDVFAKSVQNIKDQTGLETIIVTSLADMLPTVKRTLINFVIKNVKKMVPAYSLPSAIRLRKALSLGKGKGFKPAHMANPEDTIILQYTGGTTGVAKGAELTNRNLVANMLQSKYMLQQVNDKGEMLKGEGQAIAVAPLPLYHIYAFTVHLMALFEQGDHSVLIANPRDTETFIKFIMPFKLNAFVGLNTLFVSLMASPNFKKLDFSDLKITLSGGTALMDDTAKRWKELTGTGVSEAYGLTECSPAVTMNPAAGLERMGTVGQAVPSTALKCIDDQGNEVAVGERGELCVKGPQVMKGYWKRADASKEAFTADGEWFRTGDVAIIDEDGFVRIVDRIKDMILVSGFNVFPNEIEAVVSEHPDVENCAVIGVPDAKSGEAVKLYIVTDNANLTAEDVKAYLKDKLTGYKMPRHIEFRDELPMTPVGKILRRELKDEEEAKRAKTANAA
- the sufT gene encoding putative Fe-S cluster assembly protein SufT; translated protein: MERRMVVAQSDVPARLVPVGTKITIPSGSFVTLTQALGGNYTVIYNGNMARVDGTDAHALGLESEVLTFEPADGENIREADVWQALKTIYDPEIPVNLVDLGLIYNVRIDQTSKQVFIDMTLTAPACGMGPVLVSDVKYRTALVPNVKDVKVELVFDPPWSREMMSEEAQLETGMFF
- a CDS encoding iron-sulfur cluster assembly accessory protein, with protein sequence MSEVSTFSPNDITVSMTEKALAYARKQLSSNTDAKGIVLGVKKSGCSGFKYDLQLMTEIKGNEKVFQPASDVTLFVTAEALPYVNGTEIDYTTEGLNSTMKFNNPNAKDECGCGESFNV
- a CDS encoding cysteine desulfurase, with protein sequence MAFDVEVIREQFPILHQQVHDKPLVYLDNGATTQKPQVVIDAVNHYYTMDNSNVHRGAHALADRATIGFENARKTVQTFLNAKHSEEIIWTRGTTESINVVAQSFGAAFIKAGDEIIITAMEHHANIVPWQMLCERTGATLKVIPVSDAGELDMEAFTAMLNPNVKLVSVVHVSNALGTVNPVEKIIEQAHAIGAKVLIDGAQAVAHFEVDVQALDADFYVFSAHKVFGPTGIGCLYGKKELLDQMPPVQGGGEMIEKVSFAGTTYQGLPFKFESGTPNIAGVIGLGEALKFVMSLDRKAMLTYEEELLAYAHEKAAQCDGLRVVGTANKKAGVLSFLLAGAHPADVGMLLDQQGVAVRTGHHCAMPIMDQFKIPGTARASFSIYNTKADVDALFTAIEKVKMFL
- the sufD gene encoding Fe-S cluster assembly protein SufD, producing MTQAVSEFNQQALSLVKANASAQVFKSVNDAGAQAFADMPFPTRKTESWKYTSLHALTKQNFNQAVDVNNASHASVDFAIDGLDALELVFVNGQFQTVLSSKETLDGLQLVRFSEASAEQLALIEKHLAKNAETERNLFTALNNAQVNDGVFVLVSKNTQLTKPVKIVNISTPQAQPATAFNRCLVILEQHAQATVIEQFVSSDEEQNVVLNQVSEMIVGDGAHLNHYRLHKEHESSLHFGGVYVDLNRDSQFTSYQVLLGGQIKRFDVLVNHNVGGSHCEMKGVYLPKNDQHVDIHSYIEHKAPNCTTNEVYRGIMADRSKAVFNGRIHIHPDAQKTLAELSNKNLLLSDKAQINTKPELEIYADDVKCAHGATVAQLNETAKFYLQSRGISAQEADIMLSFGFINELLESIPLEALRVSLRPLLAQQFSTDKSLTQHILADDAQG
- the sufC gene encoding Fe-S cluster assembly ATPase SufC, which produces MLSIKNLHASVEDKEILKGLNIEIKPGEVHAIMGPNGAGKSTLGNVLSGREGYEVTAGEVSFDGKNILDMDTEERAREGLFLAFQYPVEIPGVSNLEFLKASVDAVRAHRGEEPMDSVSFLKLAREKCKAVNLDQNFLKRGVNEGFSGGEKKRNEIMQMMLLEPKLCILDETDSGLDIDALQVVAEGVNSQRDPNRSFIVVTHYQRLLDYIVPDFVHVLADGKIVKSGGKELALELEEKGYGWIENGAA
- the sufB gene encoding Fe-S cluster assembly protein SufB is translated as MSEDINQYIKNEYAAGFITDIESDTLPPGLNEDVIRFISAKKGEPEWLLEWRLKAFAMFLEMEEPTWAHVHYPKINFQDISYYSSPKSMADKPQSLDEVDPELLRTYEKLGIPLHEQAVLAGVANVAMDVVFDSVSVATTFREKLSEAGVIFMPISEAVHKHPELIQKYLGSVVPQRDNYYAALNCAVFSDGSFVYIPKGVRCPMELSTYFRINEQNTGQFERTLIIADEGSHVSYLEGCTAPMRDENQLHAAVVELVALDNAEIKYSTVQNWYPGDENGKGGIYNFVTKRAVAHTNAKVSWTQVETGSAVTWKYPSCILKGDNAIGEFYSVALTNNYQQADTGTKMIHLGKNTKSTIISKGISAGKSQNAYRGLVRMNPSAAGARNFTQCDSLLIGDKCGAHTFPYIESKHPSAVIEHEATTSTVSDDQMFLCQQRGIDPEKAVSMIVNGFCKEVFKELPMEFAVEAGKLLEVSLEGSVG
- a CDS encoding aminotransferase class V-fold PLP-dependent enzyme, translated to MTPIYLDYAATTPVDPQVAEAMAACLTLDGNFANPASRSHRFGWMAEEAVESARGQLATALHCDSREIVWTSGATEANNLAIKGVSAGKLKGHIITSTIEHKAVLDVCAYLQQQGYRVTYLQPQASGVINVEQVEQAIEEDTFLVSLMYVNNELGSINPIPAIAQLCQAKNILLHVDAAQALGKVEINLERDAIDLLSISAHKFYGPKGMGALYVRRGVKVSAQIHGGGHERGMRSGTLPTHQIVGLGLAAQIATQQFTQEEARLSALKQMLIDGLMPIGGVCINGDNTVANITNISFADVDGESLLLSLHDLAVSSGSACNSATMAPSYVLKAIGLDDELAHASIRFSMGRFTTENDINQAVASVTTAVQRLRAMTA
- the iscR gene encoding Fe-S cluster assembly transcriptional regulator IscR; the encoded protein is MRLTTKGRYAVTAMLDLAIHGQNKPVSLNDISNRQGISLSYLEQLFAKLRRSDLVSSVRGPGGGYRLAHSESEISIAQVVDAVNESMDATRCRGKGDCQEGDQCLTHHLWQDLSQQIHAFLDDISIQDLVSKKEIRDVAKRQDERAQHKIETDSLISLTSA
- the cysE gene encoding serine O-acetyltransferase, which gives rise to MFKHIREDIACVFDRDPAARNTFEVLTTYPGLHALMHYRVANWCWRHGLQYLARMISFFSRWFTGIEIHPGATIGRRFFIDHGMGVVIGETAEIGDNVTLYHGVTLGGTSWNKGKRHPTLRDGVVIGAGAKVLGPIEIGENGRVGSNAVVTKDVPADATAVGIPGRIIVKKKDETEEQGRRRKAIADKIGFDAYGMTDEMPDPIARSIHNLLDHMQAVDEKIERMSCALGELGHKECTGQLPELKTELDEVGDVK